The Alnus glutinosa chromosome 1, dhAlnGlut1.1, whole genome shotgun sequence region gtttttagttttcatttggTGTCACCAATATTACATGCCATGAGCTAATTCGATAAGTCCATTGTGGCTACCTTTTCAacaatttaaaatgaaattagtAATGTCTGTTTAGATTATAAATGCAAAAAATTCTCCCCCAGAGCACTCCAACCAGTCAGTCTTTTGTAAAAAGACTTGTGTGCGTTAGCAATAGATTTCAGTATGCATCTTAGTGGGAAAATGTTATtgttaattttgcattttttgagAACTGTTTCTTTAGGGGTTATACTTTGAATGTAGATAAATAGAGCATATTTTTCATAGTCACTCCAAGGGCTTTGATAGGAAAGGAACTTTTAAACAGTTGTAATATATAGCTTTCTTGGGTTTTCGAGATGGTTCTGGTGAAGTGGTTTCCGACACGTAAAAATTAACATCGCCTTACTATATCTAATACTTGTTTCTTCATTtgttttacatttatgtccgTCCATAATATGCCAGCCCTATTGACGAGACCACTTTTTTAAACTCCTCTAGAACCTGTTTCAAGACACATGGAGGAGCAAGGGCTAGAATTTCTGCAGTTTGCTTTCCGCTGGTTCAACTGTCTTCTAATACGCGAGGTTTGCTCCTCCAGATGCATTTCATGTATTATGAattgctttaattttgttaagtGAACCAAATATGTAATCTCTAGGTTGCTTAAGTTGTAGCTGAGAACATTTGTGGCAGAGCTTTGGCCGTGATCTGGTGCTATTATCATTTATGCAAAGCTAATACAGCTTCTGTCTTGTTAGATGCCTTTCCATCTTGTTACTCGCCTGTGGGACACATATCTTGCGGAAGGAGATGCATTGCCAGATTTCCTTGTATACATATTTGCCAGTTTTCTTTTAACGGTGAGTGGACACTCTTTGCTTTTGGGCTCATCGATCTTTGGTTAATGGTcgaaaatgtcaatgtcaatGTTACTTTTCACAGTCGTTGGTTTAATAGTGAGAAATATAAAGGCAAGCATGTTTCACAGCTTTGTTTATAGAAGAGCTTGTATTTCACATGATCTTGCAGTTAACACCAAAGGTGGTGTGATCAGTTGCTGtctaaaatattcaattttcCATCTGGATGCCGCTTTTGAACTTATCATTGTGGTGTTTCTGTAAGCTTCTCATTTGGTCTTGCTATTCATGTGCTTCACTTGGCAGAATGATATCTTCTCTCAAAATCCTACCTATTTCTGAAAGCAAATATGTCATTCTAAAACTGATATCTATCAGCAGATTGTCCCATATTAGCAATATCATCAGCTGGTCAATTTTTTTCCTAGTAAATGtgattatttttgaaactttgcaAATCATTTGTGAAAGTTTGTCTCTATGAGTCTTTATGGTATTGAAAACATTTTGGTGTTTACCATTTGGTTATGCCTTTTTCTCCAAACAAATCTCTGGACAGTTGGCTCAATCGAGTCACATTTTATTTTGTGATAGTGATGATTATATGTGAAATAGTTAAAATGAGCTGTTACCTTATATTCAGTGGTCAGATAAGCTTCAGAAGCTTGATTTTCAAGAATTGGTGATGTTCCTTCAACACCTTCCAACACAGAACTGGACTCACCAagagttggagatggtgcttTCTAGAGCATTTATGTGGCACAGTATGTTCAACAACTCTCCCAGCCACTTAGCTAGCTAAAGAGAAAATTGtaatattcattattttttctcagtttggaatttttatttttataatttttctcttGCTCCAATGGAGGAAACCAGCCCACGTGCTCATATGAATTGTGGTTTGTAATAGCTGTATTTTCTTTGTAGATTTACTTTGACCACAGGAGaacatggaaaagaaaaattaaaaatgaaaaagcacTTTCTTGTAcaacaattttcaattttcaataccTGCTAACTACCCCCACCCGTacaatcctatatatatatatatacatacacatttACATGTATATGCAtgtagctatatatataatagaaaatgGGTAAAATCTAGAAAATAACATAATTCATGGCATTACAATTTGTCATGCACaacatttattataaatatataagttCCACAACTCGCATGATACTCGTCCTAGAAACAAATACTTCATAATTGAGTATTTTCCCTAGATCAAACCATATACATTTCTTGGTTCCTTAGCTGCCATAATGAAAGTGCTTGTAAAGACTTGGTTATTGGCTTCTTCTGAGAAAGAAATTCTTGAGACACGCATTTCATTGTAGGTCGAGACTTTGGTTTTTCGTGGAGGCATGCAAATGCTATTGTAGCGACAAGGAAAATATCTTGTTGAACCAAATGATTGGGAGGTGGCAAACGTTGATCTAATATTTCATGTAACATCATGTTTTGAGAAGACGATGATGATAATGAGGTCAAGAGTTCTGTTGGATGTCTTCCCATTATTATTTCCAGTGTCACAACtccaaagctataaacatcGCATTTTTCAGTAACTTTCGTGGTATAGGCAAactctgcatatatatatatatatatatatatatatatatatatatatatatatatatatatatataaaagaactattaaaaatgtagaaacatatttttaattttttatttctttttcctttttccttttgtatatttttcaattgaaaaaagTTGGTCAAAACTGGTCATTGCATAAAAATTCTATAGTGAAAGTGGTTGTTTGCATGAATTGATTCAAATAGTAAATGACAAGGTAACCCTACCATCACAAATATTAGGAAAGACATTTTTTCTACATGGCTAATACTTTCTTTTAGAATAATAGgtagaataataaataaataaataaagtcatAATTTATTGTAAGGAAAAGAATAGTTTACCAGGGGCAATGTAACCGTAAGTGCCGGCAACTAACGTTTGGTTGGAGGAATCCGGATTAAGGAGCTTAGCTGTGCCAAAGTCAGAGACAAAAGCCTCTAGTTTATTgttcaataaaatattgttgcttGTTATATCTCGATGAACAATTGCTGGAATGCATTCATGATGCATGTAAGATAAAGCGTGGGCAGTGCCTTTGATGATGTTTAATCTCTTGCTCCAATCCAATTCTATCGCTTCAACATCATTATTTAGGATACAAAATAGGCTTCCCCTTTCCATGTACTCGTAAACCAGAAACATGCATCGCTTATGTAAACAGAACCCATGAAGTTTTATAATGTTTCGATGGCGGATCTCTGTTAACACTTTTACCTCGTTTCTGAAAACTCATATCAAAAGTTGGGTTCTCAGCCTCCAACCGATGAAGTTTCTTCAAGGCAATCACTTTTTCGCATGGTAATTTTGCTTTGTAAACACTGCCATAACCACCGGTTCCAATACAGTATTTTATATCAAAGTCCTCGGTTGCTTCAATGATGTCTTCATATGCAATATGTCCATCATAATTCCATATCGAGAACAAGTTCCCatgctttgtttcttttcttgactCAAATTGAGGTTTCTTGACCATGCGTCGACATAGAAGAAAGCCCCCAAGAACTAAGAATCCAAGGAAAATGGCGATGGGAACACAAATTTTTGCTTTGGTGACATTCGATTTGTTACGAGTTGGAAGGCAAGGAGGGAAACCTGTGAAGTTACCGCACAAATACTTGTTGCCAATTAATGTGGCAAGTGTATTGCATCGATGAAAATATGTTGGAATTGGACCTGTCAAATAATTGTATGACAAGATGATTGTTTGAATAAAAATGTAACTATTGGGAATATTACCGGTAAGATTATTGTAGCTGATATCCAAGCTCACTAAATTGCCAATAAACCCAAGTTTAACAAGTGCTTCTCCACTAATAAAGTTATGACTAAGGTTAAGATATTCCAACGAATGAAGGTTTCCAAGTTCTGGAGGAATGgaaccattgatttgattggaatGAAGATACAAATGttccaaattagttaaattacccaaagtggaagggattggaccaGTGATTTGATTGAAACTAAGAGacaaatatttcaaattagttaaattactcaaagtggaagggattggacctGTCAGATTATTATGGGACAGAGTAAGGTATGTGAGTTCGGATAAAGTACCTATCTCGACTGGGATACTCCCCCAAAGTCCAGTTTCATAAAGATCAAGGCGGACTAAATTTGGAAAGCAAGAGAGGTTGAGTTTTGACATCTCGCCTCCCAAATAGAATCCACCCATGGCAATCTCTATGACGCTTCCAGCATCATTGCAAGTAATACCAAGCCACTCGCAACGACTTGAGGTGTTGTTGATGTAATTGGTGCCTCTCCAAGACCACCAACCACTCGCTAGCAGGGCGTTTGCTTCTGATTGTAGTGCTGAGGATTGAGATGCCGCAACAAAGTGAGCTGCATAGAAGAAGAAACAGGTAGCCCATGTAATGAACAccatgcttaattaattacaagtgtataatgattgattgattgattgtatAATATATTTGTTCAGGACTCGCTTGAATATATAAGAAAGACAGACGTGTGGAGTGGGTGGGAGTGTTATTTTGTACGTGttgacgacgacgacgacgttGAATGTAGCTTAATTTCTCAAAGGCAGGCGGGGTGAAGAGAGTTGTGTATTCCGCattaattttggaaagaaaacatGGATGGAGTGATCACTGTTATAATGGACAAGATTAAGCGTACGTGTCCATGCAAATGCGAGGAAGTTTGATCTTTGACTATTTGAGGAAGTTTGGTCTTCCAATAATTAAATGGGTGTGCATATAATTTCCTATGGATCTCCCAATATTTTTCACCTTGTCTCTATCAAATTGGATAGCTCCAATAATTTCCTATGGATCTCTCAATAAGAAAGATATATCGACGTGTGGAGTGGGAGTCAAGGTTTATTGTCTTTTATTGCGTGACACAGGGGCTTTCTCCATCCACATAACACCTCCACAGTTTGGATCTGAAAGCCATGTTTTAACAAGAATTTCTATTTGAGctagttatttatttaaaatgagaAAGATAGATGTGTGGAGTGATCAGAGTGAAGGTTGAGACCAATTATTTTGTATGTGTTGACGTTGATCAATGTCATGTTCATGACTAGTAAATTGTTGAGCTTTGTCGAGGCACGCGGGGGACATGATCAGTACTACTGACTGGTTATTCGTAAAGTAATTAAAGACATTGGCTAGGGTCTCCCATTAGAAGCATTCTAGCTTAATGGCCGGGCTGGAATTCTCAACATAATCCAAATAATTTATGAATGTGGACTTGCTGCGAAGCTACAATGATTTCATATGGATCTCTCAATAATTAGAAAGATATATAGACGTGTGGAGTGGGAGTCAAGGTTAGGTTGAGACCAATTATTTTGGATGCATGTGTTGACGTTGACCAATGTCATGTTTATAACTAGTAAACTGTTGAGCTTTGTCTAGGCACGCGAGAGAATCCTTCCAAGATGGCATCTATTCTGACAGCAAACACAGAAGACGTCTTTCTCAGGCATATAAATGGAATAATACGATAGAAAACGGAAATTACTTGGCCGGGAACAACAAGAAACAGACCACTTGGGCAATTGCATTTCTGAAGCAGAGACATTCAATGCAACAGGGTCCCATTAGAACCATTTTAGTTTGATGGGCTGGAATTCTCAACAGTATTAATGTAATTAACCAGCTACTCTTTTTTAGATTTCCACGAAATCATCTTCCCTTGCAAAGATCCAATTCAAAGTGAACATTTTGCCATTAACAACATGCTCCAACTACTCTTGACTAGCGAACTTGCTGGGAAGCTTGCACTGCTTCGAGTCAAGCCCCTAACTGTTGAAGAATCTACTCTTTTTTGGTACTTGTATTTGGGTTTACTATTCAAACTATTAGACTTTATGATGCGAGTCAATCTTTATCAATTTTTTGTTAGACTCattttacttcaaaaatcatatttttttattctgacATCGGATTAAGATCGACAAacttagtggcgttggaaagctttTTCAGAGCgctacaattttgtatttcatgaaaatttcacAATTCTAACATTTATCAGACAAAAGTTATTGTTTGTATTATTTGTACtgcaaagtgttttttttttgtttgtttgtttttttttttttgtttattgtttttttttattattataattttttaggcTTTCGAATTTAATTAGGCTCTATATAAGCCTATTAAAATGGCTTTAGCCTCcagtttacatttttttttttttttttctatcagtTGATCATTATGAAACACTCTATGAATGATT contains the following coding sequences:
- the LOC133879389 gene encoding GTPase-activating protein gyp1-like, coding for MEEQGLEFLQFAFRWFNCLLIREMPFHLVTRLWDTYLAEGDALPDFLVYIFASFLLTWSDKLQKLDFQELVMFLQHLPTQNWTHQELEMVLSRAFMWHSMFNNSPSHLAS